A single region of the Brachypodium distachyon strain Bd21 chromosome 3, Brachypodium_distachyon_v3.0, whole genome shotgun sequence genome encodes:
- the LOC100843893 gene encoding UDP-xylose transporter 1 isoform X1: MCSNAVREEEEMSSEGGGSQMGVTGALGLSVTSSVAIVICNKYLISNLGFLFATTLTSWHLLVTFCTLHVAQRLRFFEAKPIDAQTVISFGFLNGISIGLLNLCLGFNSVGFYQMTKLAIIPFTILLETIFLSKKFSQSIKASLMVLLLGVGIASVTDLQLNLLGSIIAVLTIAATCVCQILTNQIQKRLKVSSTQLLYQSSLYQSAVLLITGPFVDKLLTKNDVFAFDYNFKVVVFIVLSCTIAVSVNFSTFLVIGTTSPVTYQVLGHLKTCLILSFGYILLEDPFTFRNVAGILVAIFGMGLYSYFSVSESRKKNELGASIPVTTQMGEKDSAPLLGAKISPWQESTGLESFDDVPRTAKSAFSRQLNA; encoded by the exons ggaggaggaagagatgtCTTCAGAAGGAGGGGGCTCCCAGATGGGCGTCAccggcgcgctgggcctctCGGTCACTTCGTCGGTAGCCATTGTTATCTGCAACAAGTACCTCATCAGCAaccttggcttcttattcg CGACGACGCTGACGAGCTGGCACCTGCTGGTGACCTTCTGTACGCTGCATGTCGCACAGCGCCTCCGCTTCTTCGAGGCGAAGCCAATCGATGCGCAAACTGTCATCTCCTTTGGATTTCTTAATGGAATCTCCATTGGCCTCCTCAACCTTTGCCTTGGGTTTAATTCAGTTGGTTTCTACCAG ATGACCAAGTTAGCCATTATACCCTTCACCATACTCTTGGAGACCATATTTCTGAGCAAGAAGTTCAG CCAGAGCATCAAGGCTTCTCTCATGGTCCTCCTCCTTGGAGTTGGTATTGCGTCTGTCACGGATCTCCAGCTCAATCTCCTCGGCTCGATCATCGCAGTCCTGACCATCGCCGCGACGTGTGTCTGCCAGATT CTGACCAACCAAATACAGAAGAGGCTCAAGGTGTCCTCCACCCAGCTGCTGTACCAGTCCTCGCTGTACCAATCCGCCGTGCTGCTCATCACCGGCCCCTTCGTTGACAAGCTCCTCACGAAGAACGACGTCTTTGCGTTCGACTACAACTTCAAAGTCGTG GTGTTTATCGTGCTGTCGTGCACGATCGCAGTGTCCGTCAACTTCAGCACGTTCCTGGTGATCGGcacgacctcgccggtgacgTACCAGGTGCTGGGCCATCTCAAGACGTGCCTCATTCTCTCCTTCGGCTACATCCTGCTCGAGGACCCCTTCACGTTCCGGAACGTGGCCGGCATCCTCGTCGCCATCTTCGGCATGGGCCTCTACTCCTACTTCTCCGTCTCCGAGAGCCGGAAGAAGAACGAGCTGGGCGCCTCAATCCCTGTCACCACGCAG ATGGGCGAGAAGGACTCGGCGCCGCTTCTCGGTGCAAAGATCTCGCCGTGGCAGGAGAGCACGGGGTTGGAGAGCTTCGACGACGTGCCGAGGACCGCGAAGAGCGCGTTTAGCCGGCAGTTGAATGCGTAG
- the LOC100843893 gene encoding UDP-xylose transporter 1 isoform X2: MSSEGGGSQMGVTGALGLSVTSSVAIVICNKYLISNLGFLFATTLTSWHLLVTFCTLHVAQRLRFFEAKPIDAQTVISFGFLNGISIGLLNLCLGFNSVGFYQMTKLAIIPFTILLETIFLSKKFSQSIKASLMVLLLGVGIASVTDLQLNLLGSIIAVLTIAATCVCQILTNQIQKRLKVSSTQLLYQSSLYQSAVLLITGPFVDKLLTKNDVFAFDYNFKVVVFIVLSCTIAVSVNFSTFLVIGTTSPVTYQVLGHLKTCLILSFGYILLEDPFTFRNVAGILVAIFGMGLYSYFSVSESRKKNELGASIPVTTQMGEKDSAPLLGAKISPWQESTGLESFDDVPRTAKSAFSRQLNA; this comes from the exons atgtCTTCAGAAGGAGGGGGCTCCCAGATGGGCGTCAccggcgcgctgggcctctCGGTCACTTCGTCGGTAGCCATTGTTATCTGCAACAAGTACCTCATCAGCAaccttggcttcttattcg CGACGACGCTGACGAGCTGGCACCTGCTGGTGACCTTCTGTACGCTGCATGTCGCACAGCGCCTCCGCTTCTTCGAGGCGAAGCCAATCGATGCGCAAACTGTCATCTCCTTTGGATTTCTTAATGGAATCTCCATTGGCCTCCTCAACCTTTGCCTTGGGTTTAATTCAGTTGGTTTCTACCAG ATGACCAAGTTAGCCATTATACCCTTCACCATACTCTTGGAGACCATATTTCTGAGCAAGAAGTTCAG CCAGAGCATCAAGGCTTCTCTCATGGTCCTCCTCCTTGGAGTTGGTATTGCGTCTGTCACGGATCTCCAGCTCAATCTCCTCGGCTCGATCATCGCAGTCCTGACCATCGCCGCGACGTGTGTCTGCCAGATT CTGACCAACCAAATACAGAAGAGGCTCAAGGTGTCCTCCACCCAGCTGCTGTACCAGTCCTCGCTGTACCAATCCGCCGTGCTGCTCATCACCGGCCCCTTCGTTGACAAGCTCCTCACGAAGAACGACGTCTTTGCGTTCGACTACAACTTCAAAGTCGTG GTGTTTATCGTGCTGTCGTGCACGATCGCAGTGTCCGTCAACTTCAGCACGTTCCTGGTGATCGGcacgacctcgccggtgacgTACCAGGTGCTGGGCCATCTCAAGACGTGCCTCATTCTCTCCTTCGGCTACATCCTGCTCGAGGACCCCTTCACGTTCCGGAACGTGGCCGGCATCCTCGTCGCCATCTTCGGCATGGGCCTCTACTCCTACTTCTCCGTCTCCGAGAGCCGGAAGAAGAACGAGCTGGGCGCCTCAATCCCTGTCACCACGCAG ATGGGCGAGAAGGACTCGGCGCCGCTTCTCGGTGCAAAGATCTCGCCGTGGCAGGAGAGCACGGGGTTGGAGAGCTTCGACGACGTGCCGAGGACCGCGAAGAGCGCGTTTAGCCGGCAGTTGAATGCGTAG